A stretch of Ipomoea triloba cultivar NCNSP0323 chromosome 13, ASM357664v1 DNA encodes these proteins:
- the LOC116002801 gene encoding auxin-responsive protein IAA14-like, whose amino-acid sequence MTNMLGHGGLNLKETELCLGLPGGGGNENESMKTTGKRGFSETVDLKLNLQSADSNCLDLSETKMQAPPKEPNKDPIKPPAKAQVVGWPPVRSYRKNVMAHQKSNNGEEGEKISGNNFVKVSMDGAPYLRKVDLKVYNTYNQLSDALANMFSSFTTGYYGAQGMIDFMNERKLMDLLNSSEYVPTYEDKDGDWMLVGDVPWEMFVDSCKRLRIIKGSEAIGLAPRAMEKCKSKNKI is encoded by the exons ATGACGAACATGCTCGGACACGGCGGCCTGAATCTCAAAGAGACTGAACTTTGCCTGGGCCTTCCCGGCGGCGGCGGAAATGAAAATGAGTCCATGAAGACCACCGGAAAACGAGGCTTCTCTGAGACCGTTGATCTCAAACTCAACCTTCAATCCGCCGACTCTAATTGCTTGGATCTCTCGGAGACTAAGATGCAAGCTCCTCCTAAGGAGCCTAACAAGGACCCCATCAAGCCCCCGGCCAA GGCACAAGTGGTGGGTTGGCCACCAGTTAGGAGTTACAGAAAGAATGTAATGGCCCATCAGAAGAGCAATAATGGTGAAGAAGGTGAGAAAATTAGTGGTAACAATTTTGTGAAGGTGAGCATGGATGGTGCACCTTACCTGCGCAAGGTGGACTTGAAGGTGTACAACACCTACAATCAACTCTCCGATGCTTTGGCCAACATGTTCAGTTCCTTCACTACTG GGTATTATGGGGCCCAGGGAATGATAGATTTCATGAATGAGAGGAAACTGATGGATCTACTCAACAGCTCTGAATATGTGCCGACGTACGAAGATAAGGATGGAGACTGGATGCTCGTGGGGGATGTACCATGGGA GATGTTTGTTGATTCTTGCAAGCGCCTACGCATAATCAAAGGGTCAGAAGCTATTGGACTTG CCCCAAGAGCCATGGAGAAATGCAAGAGCAAGAATAAGATATGA